The stretch of DNA TATCAAGGCCAGCCGGTCGAGTGGTTCGACCTGAAAAGCCTGGACGACAACGAATACGGCGTCGATCCAGCGCCGATGATGACGCTGGTGATTTCGGGCGGTAAGAAAGACAAGCTGCGTCCGGGCGACGTGCTGGGCGCACTGACCGGCGACGCTGGCCTGAGCAAGGAACAAGTCGGCAAGATCAACGTGACCGAGTTCCAGACCTACGTCGCCATCGACCGCCGCGTGGCGTATGACGCTTTCGCAAACCTCAGCAAGGGCAATCCGCTGGGCGGCGACTTCGGCGCCTTTAAAGGCCGCAACTTCAAGATGCGCTTTATCGACGCCTGATCAGGCTTGGTGAATCAAGCTTAGTGCTTCTGCTGCTCAACGTGCGGCAGCAGCACCGTCAGGATACCCAGCAGCGGCAGGTACGAACACAGTTGGTAGACGTAGGCGATGCCGCTGACGTCCGCAATGTGGCCCATGGCCGCTGCGCCAATGCCGCTGATGCCGAACATCAGACCAAAGAAGATCCCCGCCACCATGCCGACCTTGCCCGGCATGAGTTCCTGCGCAAATACCACGATCGCCGAGAAGGCCGACGAGATCACGAAGCCGATGATCACCGTCAGCGCCGCAGTCCAGAACAGGTTCACATATGGCAGTGCCAGCGTGAACGGCGCCGCGCCCAGGATCGACATCCAGATCACGCGCTTGCGGCCAATGCGGTCGCCAATCGGGCCGCCCATGAAAGTGCCCGCAGCGACAGCCGCCAGGAACAGGAACAGGTACATCTGCGCATTCGACACCGATACGCCGAATTTATCGATCAGGTAAAAGGTGTAGTAGCTGGTCAGGCTGGACATGTAGATGTACTTGGAGAATACCAGCAGCGCCAGCACCGTCATGGCGCCATACACTTTGGCCTTGGGCAGCGGTGACACCGCCACGGTGGCAGCCTTCTTCGGCTGCGCCAGATGGTGACTGTGCCAGCGGCTCACATACACCAGCGCCCCAATTGCGGCCACCACCAGCACCGCAAACCAGGCGATGTTGGCCTGGCCACGGCCGATGATCACCGCCGCCGCCAGCACAGGACCCAGCGCCGAACCGGCATTGCCTCCCACCTGGAACAACGACTGCGCGAAGCCGAAACGTCCGCCCGATGCGGCACGCGCCACGCGCGAGGCTTCAGGGTGGAAGGTCGACGAACCGACGCCGATCAGCGCGGCCGAAATCAACAGCGCGTGGAACGACGAGGCGAAGGACATCATCAACACGCCCACCAGCGTGGCCACCATCCCCATCGGCAGCAGGAACGGCATCGGGCGCTTGTCGGTGTACGCGCCTATCCACGGCTGCAGCAGCGACGCGGTGCACTGGAAGGTCAGCGTGATCAGGCCGACCTGGGTGAAGGTCAGGCCAAATTCGGCCTTCAGCATCGGGTAGATCGACGGCAGCATGGCCTGCGTCAGGTCATTCAGCAGGTGGACCAGCGCCACCACGCCGAGGATGCGCATGACGGTATCGCCGTGGGGCCGCCCGATAGCTGTGGCGGCGGGTGCGGTTGCAGTATTCATAGTAAAGACCTTGTTTTAGGATGATGACAGTGTAATATGGTCGGCAAAGCCTGATATTCCAACTTTCGTCGAATAGGTGACAAATGCCCGATGCCAGCCGCAGCACCGACCACCGCGATTACCAGCGCGTGCCGCGCGTGGTCACGGCGCTGGCGCGCGATGCGGAGCATGGCGTCACCGCACCTGCGCACAACCACGAACGCGCGCAGCTGCTTTATGCCACACAGGGCCTGATGCGTGTGCAGACCGACGGCGGCGTGTGGATATTGCCGCCGCGCCGTGCGCTCTGGATCCCGTCGGGCGTCACGCATCACTGGACTTCGGTCAGCAAAGTCACCATGCGGACCATTTATGTGGAAGCCGGCGCCGCCAAACAATTTGGCGACAGCTGCCGCGTGATCGAAGTCAGTCCTTTACTGCGCGAGCTGATACTGGCGCTGCTGGACGAGCCGATTGAATATCCGATTCCGGGACGCGGCGAGCATCTGGCGATGCTGATCCTGTCGGAATTGAAGGGGGCGGAGACAGTGCCGATTGCGATTCCATGGCCACGCGACCGGCGGCTGGTGGCGGTGTGCAGCGCCATCATGGCCGATCCGGGCAGCAGCAGGAATATCGAACAGTGGGCCGATGAAGTGGGCGCCAGCGCGCGCACGCTGATCCGCCTGTTCCCCAAGGAGACCGGCCTGCATTACCGCCAGTGGGTGCAGCAGGTGCATCTGGCGGAAGCGTTTAAACGTCTGGCTGAGGGCCAGAGCGTGGGCGAGATTGCGGCGACGCTAGGCTATGCCAGTCCGAGCGCGTTCAGCGCCATGTTCCGCCGCATTCTCGGCAAAACGCCGCAGCATTACCTGACCGAGTGGCGCCAGCCGCTCACGCAGCATCCAGCGTAAAGCGGAACACCGCACCGAGATCGGGTTCGCTCACCAATTCTATGCTGCTGTGATGGAGTTGCAGGATGCGGTTGACCGTCAGCAGGCCAAGGCCGCCGACACGGTATTCGCCTTGCAGCGCCACCGGACGGCGGAACAGGTTGTCGCGCATGGCGGCCGGCACGCCGGGGCCGGTGTCGGCCACCGTCACGACGACCTTGCCGCCGGTCCCCGCTTGCACCGTGATTTCGACTTCGCCGCCGGCCGGCGTGTGGCGCAGCGCGTTATCGAATAGATTGGTCAGCACGCGCTCGATCATGCCCAGGTCCGCGCGCACCATCGGCGCCGGATGCGGCAGCGTCGCCATCAAGCGTACCTCGCGCTCGGCCGCTTGCAGCTCGAATTTCTGGAACACGTCCTGGATCAGGTCCGACAGCGAAAACGCCTCCAGCTCCGGCTGCACCGAGCCATGTTCCAGGCGCGCGAGCTCAAACAAGGCCTGCGCCAGCCGACCCACTTTCTGGCTCTGCGCCAGTGCGATGCCAAGGTAGCGCTGGCGATCCGCCGCGTTCAGCGTCTCGTCTTTCAGCGACAGCGTCTCCAGATAGCCGTGCAAGGAACCGAGCGGCGTGCGCAGGTCGTGTGAAATATTCGCCACTACTTCGCGCCGGTCGTGGTCCAGCTGGCGCATGGTTTTCCATTGGTCGTTGATGCGCGAGGCCATATCGCCAAAGGCGTGTTCCAGCACCGCGATTTCATCGCGCTGGCTGGCAGCGTCCGGGACCGCTACCGGCAGCGTCAGTTGATCAGCCTTGGTGTCCAGCTGCCGCATGGTGGTGGTCAGCCGGCGCAGGGGACGGGTGATCAGGCGGAAGGCGATCAAGCCGGCGATCAGCACCAGCGCAGCCACCACCACCATCGACCACAAGGTGGTGCGCAGCACCGAACTGGCGGTGGCGCGCGCGGACAGGCGGTCGTGCTCTTCGCTTTGCAAAATCACATAGATGTAGCCGACCTTGCGTTCACCGGCGCGCAGCACGGCCACGCTGAAAACCTTGCGGCCGGTCTCGCTGCGCGGATCGTCGCCCTGTATCGGCAAGGGCTCGTTGGCCAGCAGGCGGCGGATCGGCTCCAGGCCCACGTGGTCGCGCTTCAGGCTTCCATTCGGCGCGGCGTGGCCGACGATGCGGCCGTCCATGTCCAGCAGGTAGACTTCCACGCTGGGATTCACATCCATCAAACGGCTGAACAGGCGGCGCACGGCCTCGGGGCTGATGCCTTGCGTTGCAGTGGTGTCGTCTTCCGCATGCATCAGCTGTGCGTCCAGCGCGATGCTGCGCGCCAGTCCGCGCGACAGGCCCTGCACCACTTCCTTCTCATGCATGATATTGGCGCGGATCTGCAACCATGCGGACGCGCCGCAGCAGGCCAGCAGCAGGACTGAGAACACCAGCGACAGGCGCTGCGACAGCGTCAGGTTCATGCGGCCTCGCCGGCGCTGGCGTATCTGTAGCCTTTGCCCCAGACGGTGAGGATACGGGTTGGGTCGGCCGGATCGGCTTCGATCTTGGCGCGCAGGCGGTTGATGTGGGTATTGACGGTGTGCTCGTAGCCGTCATGCTGGTAGCCCCACACCTGGTTCAACAAGTCCAGCCGCGAGAATACTTTGTCAGGATGTTTGATGAAGAAGTACAGCAGGTCGAATTCACGCGGCGTCAGGTCCAGCGCACTGCCGTTGACACTGGCCTGGCGCGTCAAGGGATCGACGCGCACGCCGTTCAGTTCCAGCGCCCCTCCCTCGATGCGCTGGTTGCGCGACATGGCGTCGGCCCGGCGCAGCAGCGCTTTGACGCGCGCCACCAGCTCCAGCACCGAGAACGGCTTGGGCAGGTAATCGTCCGCCCCCAGCTCCAGGCCGAGGATGCGGTGAACCTCGCTGGCCCGCGCGCTGGTGATGATAATCGGCGTATAAGTCGTCATGGCGCGCGCCTGGCGGCAGATTTCCAGGCCATCCACGCCGGGCAGCATGATGTCGAGGATGAGCGCATCCCAGCCGCCAGTGCGCACCTGGGCCAGTCCTTGCGCGCCATCGGCGCAATGCGTTACCTGATAGCCCTCATCCTGAAGGTGCATGCGCAGCAGGTCGGCGATATGTATGTCGTCTTCGACAATTAAGACACGTTTAGCGGGTTCCATGGTCCGTATTGTGCAGGATTCCAGCGATGAAAAGTATCACAAATCGTTTACGTTTACGTGAGGATTTTGTCAGCACTGGGAGCGCAGAATGGCTCCATCGTCATTCCACCTACGGAGACCAGCATGACAACCAGACGTTCTTTCCTGCTCACCAGCGGCGCCGCCCTGCTGGCCAGCATCGCCTACCGCAGCACCATCGCCGGCCCTGCCGCCGCATGGGAAGTCACCCACACCGACGCCGAATGGCGTGCCCTGCTCTCGCCGGCCCAATACGAGGTGCTGCGCAAGCATGGCACCGAACGGCCGTTCAGCAGCCCATTGTACAAGGAGCATCGCGCCGGCAAATTCCTATGCGCCGGCTGCCAGAATCCGCTGTTCTCGTCCAGGAACAAGTTCGATAGCGGCACTGGCTGGCCGAGCTTCTGGAAACCGCTGGACCGTGGCGTGATCACCAGCCGCACCAATGCGCTTGGCCTGTACGGCGTGGAAGTGGTGTGCCGCCGCTGCGGCAGCCATCTGGGCGACGTGTTCGACGACGGCCCGGAACCGACCGGCCTGCGCTACTGCATCGACGGCGTCGCACTCAATTTCGCCGCCGGCGAAGCCTGATAAGGAGATCACCTCATGTTACTGATACTGCTTGCTTATCTCGGCGGCGCACTGACCATCGTCAGCCCATGCATTCTGCCGGTGCTGCCGTTTGTGTTTGCCCGAACAGGCCAACCGTTCGCCCGTAGCGGCCTGCCGCTGCTGGCCGGGATGGCGCTGACCTTTGCGCTGGTCGCCACGCTGGCTGCCGTCGGCGGCGGCTGGGTGGTGCAAGCCAACCAGTACGGCCGCTGGCTGGCACTGGCGCTGATGGCCTTCTTCGGCCTGACCTTGCTGCTGCCGCATCTGGCAGATCGCCTGACCAAGCCACTGGTGGCGCTGGGCGACCGGCTCTCCAACAAGGCGCAGCAGGCTGACGCCTCGGGCGAAGGTGCAACGGGCGCGCGCTCGTCATTCCTGCTCGGCGTGGCGACCGGCTTGCTGTGGGCGCCGTGCGCCGGGCCGGTGCTGGGCCTCGTGCTGACCGGCGCTGCGCTCAATGGCGCCAGCGTCGGCACCACGCTGCTGCTGTTGGCGTATGCAGCCGGCGCCGCCACTTCCTTGGCACTGGCGCTGCTGGTCGGCGGTAAAGTCTTCAGCGCGATGAAGCGTTCGCTGGGCGCCGGCGAGTGGGTCCGCCGTGGCCTGGGCGCTGCGATGCTGGCCGGCGTGGCAGCCATCGCCACAGGCCTGGACACCGGCCTGCTGACGCAAGTCTCGACCGTCGCCACCGCAGGCGTGGAGCAAAAGCTGATCGATACGCTGGCCCCGCGCAGCAATCCGGAGCACGGCAACCTGCCCGCCCAAGGAGGCGCCATGATGCGCAGTGCAGCAGCGGCCCGCAGCGACGACGTTGCGCCGGGCGGCGCGATGATGTCGCGTGCCGCCATGGTTGGCGACGCCGCCGGGCCTGCCATGCGGGCCATGCGCGCCGCGGCGCACGGCAACGACGAACTGCCGGTCGAAGGCAAGCTGCCGCAGTTGGACGGCGCGGTCGAATGGTTGAACTCCAAGCCACTGACTGCCGCGCAGCTGAAAGGCAAAGTGGTGCTGGTCGACTTCTGGACCTACTCGTGCATCAACTGCTTGCGCAGCCTGCCCTACACCAAGGCCTGGGCCGAGAAGTACCGTGACCAGGGCCTGGTGGTGATCGGCGTGCACGCGCCGGAATTCGCCTTCGAGCGCAACGTCGGCAATGTGCGCAAGGCGGTCAAGGACCAGGGCATCACCTTCCCGGTGGCGATCGATAACGATTATGCGATCTGGCGCGCCTTCGGCAACCAATACTGGCCCGCGCATTACTTCATCGACGCCCAGGGCCGCATCCGCCAC from Duganella dendranthematis encodes:
- a CDS encoding response regulator transcription factor, whose translation is MEPAKRVLIVEDDIHIADLLRMHLQDEGYQVTHCADGAQGLAQVRTGGWDALILDIMLPGVDGLEICRQARAMTTYTPIIITSARASEVHRILGLELGADDYLPKPFSVLELVARVKALLRRADAMSRNQRIEGGALELNGVRVDPLTRQASVNGSALDLTPREFDLLYFFIKHPDKVFSRLDLLNQVWGYQHDGYEHTVNTHINRLRAKIEADPADPTRILTVWGKGYRYASAGEAA
- a CDS encoding HAMP domain-containing sensor histidine kinase; its protein translation is MNLTLSQRLSLVFSVLLLACCGASAWLQIRANIMHEKEVVQGLSRGLARSIALDAQLMHAEDDTTATQGISPEAVRRLFSRLMDVNPSVEVYLLDMDGRIVGHAAPNGSLKRDHVGLEPIRRLLANEPLPIQGDDPRSETGRKVFSVAVLRAGERKVGYIYVILQSEEHDRLSARATASSVLRTTLWSMVVVAALVLIAGLIAFRLITRPLRRLTTTMRQLDTKADQLTLPVAVPDAASQRDEIAVLEHAFGDMASRINDQWKTMRQLDHDRREVVANISHDLRTPLGSLHGYLETLSLKDETLNAADRQRYLGIALAQSQKVGRLAQALFELARLEHGSVQPELEAFSLSDLIQDVFQKFELQAAEREVRLMATLPHPAPMVRADLGMIERVLTNLFDNALRHTPAGGEVEITVQAGTGGKVVVTVADTGPGVPAAMRDNLFRRPVALQGEYRVGGLGLLTVNRILQLHHSSIELVSEPDLGAVFRFTLDAA
- a CDS encoding MFS transporter; the protein is MNTATAPAATAIGRPHGDTVMRILGVVALVHLLNDLTQAMLPSIYPMLKAEFGLTFTQVGLITLTFQCTASLLQPWIGAYTDKRPMPFLLPMGMVATLVGVLMMSFASSFHALLISAALIGVGSSTFHPEASRVARAASGGRFGFAQSLFQVGGNAGSALGPVLAAAVIIGRGQANIAWFAVLVVAAIGALVYVSRWHSHHLAQPKKAATVAVSPLPKAKVYGAMTVLALLVFSKYIYMSSLTSYYTFYLIDKFGVSVSNAQMYLFLFLAAVAAGTFMGGPIGDRIGRKRVIWMSILGAAPFTLALPYVNLFWTAALTVIIGFVISSAFSAIVVFAQELMPGKVGMVAGIFFGLMFGISGIGAAAMGHIADVSGIAYVYQLCSYLPLLGILTVLLPHVEQQKH
- the msrB gene encoding peptide-methionine (R)-S-oxide reductase MsrB, with amino-acid sequence MTTRRSFLLTSGAALLASIAYRSTIAGPAAAWEVTHTDAEWRALLSPAQYEVLRKHGTERPFSSPLYKEHRAGKFLCAGCQNPLFSSRNKFDSGTGWPSFWKPLDRGVITSRTNALGLYGVEVVCRRCGSHLGDVFDDGPEPTGLRYCIDGVALNFAAGEA
- a CDS encoding AraC family transcriptional regulator, with translation MPDASRSTDHRDYQRVPRVVTALARDAEHGVTAPAHNHERAQLLYATQGLMRVQTDGGVWILPPRRALWIPSGVTHHWTSVSKVTMRTIYVEAGAAKQFGDSCRVIEVSPLLRELILALLDEPIEYPIPGRGEHLAMLILSELKGAETVPIAIPWPRDRRLVAVCSAIMADPGSSRNIEQWADEVGASARTLIRLFPKETGLHYRQWVQQVHLAEAFKRLAEGQSVGEIAATLGYASPSAFSAMFRRILGKTPQHYLTEWRQPLTQHPA
- a CDS encoding cytochrome c biogenesis protein DipZ, which produces MLLILLAYLGGALTIVSPCILPVLPFVFARTGQPFARSGLPLLAGMALTFALVATLAAVGGGWVVQANQYGRWLALALMAFFGLTLLLPHLADRLTKPLVALGDRLSNKAQQADASGEGATGARSSFLLGVATGLLWAPCAGPVLGLVLTGAALNGASVGTTLLLLAYAAGAATSLALALLVGGKVFSAMKRSLGAGEWVRRGLGAAMLAGVAAIATGLDTGLLTQVSTVATAGVEQKLIDTLAPRSNPEHGNLPAQGGAMMRSAAAARSDDVAPGGAMMSRAAMVGDAAGPAMRAMRAAAHGNDELPVEGKLPQLDGAVEWLNSKPLTAAQLKGKVVLVDFWTYSCINCLRSLPYTKAWAEKYRDQGLVVIGVHAPEFAFERNVGNVRKAVKDQGITFPVAIDNDYAIWRAFGNQYWPAHYFIDAQGRIRHHHFGEGEYAQSEQVIQQLLEEAGRKNVTNTVVSTEDAHGVQQQSDMGSVGSPETYLGFERTQNFASPETQAANAARQYTAPAKPALNQWGLGGNWLSQAEQITLNQGSGSIVYRFHARDLHLVLGPTKDGKPVRFRVTIDGAAPGQNHGADVASDGSGIVDSQRLYQLVRQTGNQTGNAGDVGDHTFNIEFLDPGVQAYAFTFG